The sequence below is a genomic window from Barrientosiimonas humi.
TGACCCCGACCTTCCGCTACAACCCCGCCGTGATCGCGCAGGCGTTCGCCACCAACGCGCTGCTCACCGACGGCCGCGTCATCCTCGGGGCCGGCACCGGTGAGGCGCTCAACGAGATCGCCGTGTCCGGGCGCGAGTGGCCCGACTTCAAGGAGCGGTTCGCGCGGCTGCGCGAGGCCGTACGTCTGATCCGCCAGCTCTGGACGCAGGACTCGGTCGACTTCGACGGCGACTACTACACGCTCGTCGGCGCGCACATCTACGACCGGCCCGAGGAGCCGGTGCCGGTCTACATCGCCGCGGGCGGGCCGCAGGTCGCGAAGTACGCCGGCCGCATGGGCGACGGCGTCATCTGCACCTCCGGCAAGGGCATGGAGCTCTACACGGACAAGCTGATGCCCGCCGTGACCGAGGGGGAGGAGCTGCGCGGGCGTGAACCCGGCACGGTGGACAGGATGATCGAGGTGAAGCTGTCGTACGACCGCGACCCGTCGGCCGCGCTGGAGAACTGTCGCTTCTGGGCGCCGCTGTCGCTGACCGCCGAGCAGAAGCACACCGTCGACTCCGCCGAGGAGATGGAGCGGCTCGCCGACGAGCTGCCCATCGAGCAGGTCGCCAAGCGCTGGATCGTCGCGTCCGACCCCGACGAGGCGGTCGCGCAGATCAAGCCGTACGTCGACGCCGGGCTCAACCACCTGGTGTTCCACGGTCCGGGCGCCGACCAGGAGCGCTTCCTCGACCAGCTCACGACCGATCTGGTGCCGCGGTTGCGGGAGCTGTGAACGATTCCACCCCAACGCGCCGGTAACCCGTGGCCTGACTCAGGGGCCCGGCGCCGATAGGTTGCCCTGCAGTGCAGTTGTCGGCGAATCAGGAGCAGGTGGCGAGCATGACCGTCCAGACCGAGCTCGAGCTCGATCGGCCCACGGAGATCCCCGAGGTCGATGCCAAGCCCGCATGGGGCGTCGCGGTGAAGCGTGCCGCGGGCAAGTTCTCCCGCGACGGGTGCACCGACATCGCGGCGATGCTCACCTACTACGGCCTGTTCTCGCTGTTCCCGGCGATCGCGGCCCTGGTGTCGCTGATCGGCGTGTTCAACGTCAACCCCGACACGATCATCCAGATCCTCGCCGACCTCACCGGCAAGCAGACCTCGGACCCGTCGTTCGAGACCCCGCGCAGCATCATCGAGCGGTTCAGCAGCAGCAGGGGCGCCGGGTTCGCCCTGGTCATCGGTGTGCTCACCGCCCTGTGGTCGGCCTCCGGCTACGTCGGCGGGTTCAGCCGCGCGATGAACCGCATCTACGACGTCACCGAGGGGCGCCCGATCTGGAAGCTGCGGCCGTGGCTCTACCTCGTCACGCTCGTCGAGATGCTGATGATCCTCGTCGTGGTGCTCGCGATGGCGCTGTCCGGCGGCGTCGCCCGCTCGATCGGCAACCAGGTCGGCGTCGGCGAGCAGGCCGTGCAGGTCTGGGACATCGTCAAGTGGCCGTTCGTCGCGTTCATCGTCGTGACGATCATCGGGCTGCTCTACTGGGCCACGCCCAACGTGCGCAAGCCGAAGCGGATGTTCTTCAGCTGGGGCGCGCTGGTGGCGTTCGTCGTGTGGGTGCTCGGCACGCTCGCCTTCGCGCTGTACGTCACGCTCTCCGCGGGCGCGACCTACCAGAAGACGTACGGCGCCTTCGCGGCCGCCGTGCTGTTCCTGTTCTGGCTGTGGCTGACCAACCTGGCCCTGCTCTTCGGCGCCGAGCTCGACGCCGAGCTGGAGCGCACGCGCCAGCTGAAGTCGGGGCTGCCCGCCGAGAACATGGTGCTGCTGCCGGTGCGTGACGAGTCGGGTCTGGAGAGCCGCGCAGAGAAGGTCGAGGAGGCCGTCGACACCGCGCACGAGCTGCGCCTGGAGTCCGGCAAGGCCGAGGAGGGCGAGATCGAGCTGGTCGGCGACACGGCCGGCGCGACGACCGCGACGGCCACCCGCCGCGGCACCAAGACCGGCGCGAGCGGCGTGCCCGCGCTGGTGACCTCCGACCGCACCGCCAAGGACGGCCTCGGCCGCCCGCAGCCGACCGCGACCCGCGACGACGAGGGGCGGCCCTCGCGCGGCGGCTCGGACGACAAGGGCAAGCGCGACCGCGACGGCGGCGCCAAGACCCAGGGGCAGGCCAAGCAGGCCCTGACCCCGGCCGAGCAGGAGGAGCAGATCATCCGCGCCCGCGGCGAGCGCCGGGAGGCCGCCCTCAAGGAGGCCTCGCACCAGCGCCGCGTGCGTGAGCGGCTCGAGGCCCAGGAGCGCAAGGCGGCCGCCGCGCGCAAGAAGGCCGAGCAGAAGCGCCAGGCGGAGCGCAAGAAGGCCCAGCAGGCCGCCCAGCCCAGCCGCGAGGAGCGCTGGGACCAGGTCGAGCAGGCCCGCTCGCAGTACGTCCCGCGCACCAGCCCCGCCCGCGACGACGTCGAGCGGCAGCGCGCCGAGCGGCGTGCCTCGTTCCGCGCCCAGCAGTCGGAGAAGGCGGCGGCGCCGCCCGCGCCGAAGCCGACCAAGGTGCCCATGCCCAGCCCGCTGCGCGACGAGGTCGAGCAGCAGCGCTACGGCCGGCGCACGTCGCACTTCGAGGCGCACCCGCCGCGCAAGCAGGAAGAGGTCCCGCTGAAGTTCCGCCGCGACCGCAAGAGCGAGTCCTAGAGCCTTCCTCGGGCTCGGCTCACGGGATCGGCGTGAGCATCCGGTGCGGGGTGCGGAGCGCGACGGCGACCGGGTCGCTGCGGCGACTGCCGTGCGGACCGTCCGCCAGACGTACGACCAGGTCGGCGACGTCGGGCACCGTCTCGCAGGTGGGGCAGTGGCCGGCGTCGTCGAGGTCGGTGCCGCAGTCGGCGTGGCTGAACACCCGGGGCGGATGGTTGCCCGACAGGTGCTGCTCGCCCCACTTGCTCAGCGCATAGATGCTCGGCCACAGCGCGCGGCCTGCGTCGGTGAGGACGTACTCCACCGCCCGGCCCTGCGGCCGCCGCTCCAGCACGCCCGCGGCCACCAGCGCGTCGAGCCGCTCGGTCAGCACCCCGCGGGAGATGTCCAGGTGCGCCAGCAGGTCGCTGAAGTGCCGCACGCCGTAGAAGCAGTCGCGCAGGATCAGCAGCGTCCAGCGCTCGCCGACGACCTCCAGCGCCCGCGCGAGGAAGCACCCCTGCTGCTCGTACCCGTTGCCCAGTGCCACGTCCTGCAATCTACCCGATAAGTCTCGTCACGAGACTCATGCCGTGGTAGACAGGTCTGGTGACAAGACCGAACAGGCCGGGAGCGTACGGCGCGGTGCTGGCCCTCGTCGTGGCCAGCACCTTCTGGTCGATGGTCGCCTACGCCGGTCCGCTCGGGAACGCGGTGACGCTGTCCGCGGCGCTCGACGCGTCGGCCGCCGGCACCACCTGGGTGCTCGCGTCGATGAGCGTGGGCCTCGCGGTCACTCTGCTCGCCGCCGGAGTGGTCGCCGACGCGCTCGGCCGCGCTCGCGTATTCGCCCTGGGCGCAATGGTTTTCGCGGGGGCCAACGTCGTGTGCGCCGTCGTCGGCAGCACCTGGCCGTTCGTCGTCGCGCGGGTGGTGGTCGGCCTCGGCGCGGCCGGGATGATCGCGACCGGGCTCGGTCTGCTCGCCGCGGCCGACGGCGACGGGCGCCACCGCTCGACGTCCGCCGTCTGGTGGAGCGCCGCGATGGGCGCCGGCATCGCGCTCGGCCCACTGCTGACCGGTGTGCTCGACCTGGCCGGGGCGTGGCGCTGGTTCTACGTCGGGCTCGCGCTCGCCGGCACGCTGCTGTACGCCCTCGCCGGCCGGGTGCTGCCCGTCGAGCCAGCCGCCGAGCGAGCCCGGCGGCTCGACCTGGTCGGGTTCACCCTGCTCACCGCGTTCCTCGCGCTGCTGGTCACCGCCATCGTGCAGGTGCGGGCGGGCGGGCCGATGCTCGCAGCCGTGCTGCTCGGCGGGTCGGTGCTGCTGCTCGTGGCCCTCGGGCTCAGCCAGCGCCGACCGCAGCGCCTGGTCGACCCGGGCATCTTCACCCACCGCCCCTTCCTCGGCGCGACGATCGCCGGCCTGGGCACCGGGCTCGGCATCATCGCCGCCTCGTCGTTCCTGTGCACCGTGCTGGTGCGGGCGGTCGGGCTGAGCACGTTCCAGGCCGCGGGGGTGCTGGCCGCGTGGTCGGGCACCAGCGCCCTGGCCGCCCTGGCGCTCGTGCGGCACGGGCCGCGCATCCCCGGCCGCGTGCAGCTGACCGCGGGGCTCGTCGGCGTCGCGGTCGGGCTGGTGCTGCTCGCCGGCGTGGGCGACCCGGTCAGCGCGTGGCGGTTCGTGCCCGGCCTCGTGGTGTGCGGCTGCGCGTCGGGGCTGCTCAACGCCGGCCTCGCCCGGCAGGCGGTCGCGACCGTGCCGGGCGGGCTCGCCGCCACCGGGACCGCCGCCAACAACACCGCCCGCTATCTCGGTGCCGCGGTCGGCATCAGCGTCGCCAGCGTCACCGCCGGCACCGACCTGCTGGCCGGCTGGAACCGGGTGGCACTGCTCGCCGCGGCCTGCTCGCTGCTCGCGGCGCTGGCCGTCGCCTGGCTCTCCCGCGGCGAGCGGGCGCCCGGGGTGGCGGGCGCACGGACCGGCACCTGGCGTACAGCAGCAGAGTGATCCATCTCGATCGGAGGAGCCATGACCGCACCCGTCCCCATCAACAACGTCGCAGGGGCGATCTGCATCAGCATCCCGACGGTGCTGCTGGTTCAGACCTTCTGGCCACGCCGATCCCGTGACGACAACAGCTCCGACGGCGAGCCCGGGGCATAGTCGCCTGCTGCACCAGTTCGACTCCGTGCCAGTGGGCGGTGAGTCGCCGCGCCCGGGGAGCAGAACGACGAACGGCGGGCCCGGTTGCGGACCCGCCGTTCGGCTTGGGGTGAGTGACGGGACTTGAACCCGCGGCCCTCGCGACCACAACGCGATGCTCTACCAGCTGAGCTACACCCACCGTGCGCCGGAACCCTCCGGCACGGGGACTGCCTCCCCACGGGGAGGCAGCGCGGACCATCCTACAGGCTCACGGGCCGTGCTCCGAACCGGCAGGTCAGGCCCCGTCCTTGGGGACGGCGTGCCGGGCCGCGACCTTCTTGGCCGAGTCGGAGTCGGGGCCGGGCAGCGGCACGAACACCGTCTCGCGGTAGTAGCGCAGCTCGGCGATCGACTCCCGGATGTCGGCCAGCGCGCGGTGCCCGCCGACCTTCTCGGGGGCGGAGAAGTAGACCCGGGGGTACCACCGGCGCGACAGCTCCTTGATCGAGGAGACGTCGACGACGCGGTAGTGCAGGTATCCCTCCAGCTCGGGCATGTCCCGCGCCAGGAAGTTGCGGTCGGTGCCGACCGTGCTGCCGCCGAGCGGCGCCTTGCCGGCCTCGGGCACGAACTCGCGGACGTACGCCAGCACCTGGGCCTGTGCCTCCTCGAGCGTGACCCCGCCGTCGAGCTGGTCCAGCAGCCCCGACCTGGTGTGCATCTCGCGCACGAAGTCGCCCATCTGCTCCAGCGCCTCGGCCGGCGGCTTGATGACCACGTCGACGCCGTCGCCCAGTTGGTTGAGCTCGAAGTCGGTGACGAGCGCGGCGACCTCGATCGTCGCGTCGCGCTCGAGGTCGAGCCCGGTCATCTCGCAGTCGATCCACACGATGCGGTCGGACTGGCTGCGGGCGGGGGGAGTCGGGGTCTGGGCAGATTCGGTCACCACGCCACTCTATGGACTGAGTTAGCCTCCGGGGCCATGGCCTGGAACGCGACCCCCGACGTGCAGCCGGGTGGCGGTGCACCCGGCGCCGGGGCACACGGGCGGGCACCGGCGTACGTGCGGTTCCGGCCGATCCTGCGCCGGCTGCTGCTCCTCGGGGTGCTGACCGTGCTGTTCGGGTTCGGCGGGCTGGGCATGCTGGCGCTGGTCGGCGCGCAGGCCGGGCTGACCGCCACGGTGCTCGGCGTGACCCTGTCGGTCGTGGTCATCGGCATCGTCGTGCCGGTCTTCCTGTGGGTCGACCGGTTCGAGGCCGAGCCGCCGGGGATGCTGCTGTTCGCCTTCCTCTGGGGCGCGTGCATCGCCACGCTGGGCGCGGCCGTGCTCAACGACATCGGGGGCTACCTGCTCGGCGCCACCGACGAGGGCAACCCGTGGGTCGCGGTCGGTGTCGCCCCCGTCGTGGAGGAGTCGCTGAAGGGCCTGGCGCCGTTGCTGCTGCTGTGGTTCCGCCGCCGCGAGATCGACGGGGTCCTCGACGGCATCGTCTACGCCGGCCTCGCCGGCTGCGGCTTCGCCTTCGTCGAGAACATCCTCTACCTCGCCAACGGCTACGCCGAGTCCGGCGAGGAGGGGCTGCTCGGCACGTTCGTGCTGCGGGTGCTGATGAGCCCGTTCGCGCACCCGATGTTCACCATCTGCACGGGCATCGGCATCGGCGTCGCCGCGACCAGCCGCTCCTGGGCGGTGCGCATCGGCGCGCCGCTGCTCGGCTGGACCTGCGCGGTCGTGCTGCACGCCCTGTGGAACGCCGGAGCCCTCGTGTCCATGCGCGGCTGGCTCGTGGCGTACGCCCTCGTCCAGGTGCCCCTGTTCGTCGCCTTCGTCTCGCTCCTGGTCTGGGCGCGCCGGCGCGAGGGGCGCACGATCGGGCGCGAGCTGGGCCCGTACGCCGACCGCGGCTGGCTCACCCACGCTGAGGTCGCAATGCTCGCCTCGATGCCCGAGCGGCGCTACGCCCGGCAGTGGGCGGGGTCGCACGGGGGTCGCCCGGCCCGCCGGCGCATGCACGACTTCCAGGACGCCGCGAGCGAGCTGGCGCTGCTGCGCGCCCGGATGAACCGGGGCCAGGTCGACGAGGGCGCGCTGCGCGAGGAGCGCACCCTGCTCGACCTCATCGGCCGGCTGCGCCAGGAGTTCCTCGGCACCGCGATCTACCGCCGCTTCGAGGTGCTCGGGCACGTCTAGAACCGGGCCGTACGCCCGCGGCCGGGTCCGTAGAATCGTCTCGGCGGGCGCTGTCCGCCCCGCCCTCGTAGCTCAGCTGGACAGAGCAAGAGCCTTCTAATCTCTAGGTCGCAGGTTCGAGTCCTGCCGGGGGCGCCCTGCTCGATCGACGCGCGCGTCGGGCCCGGCGACACACGAAGGGGTGAGTTGTGCGCCGCTCCGGCGACAGGGAATGCTGGCCCCCGTGACCGACCACCCCGACACTGCGCCCCTGGTGGACGCGGTCCGACAGCTGCGGGGGGCGGTTGCCGCGAGCTCGCTGCCGCTCCCGGTCGAGCAGGTCTCGGCCGAACGCACCAACCGCGTCGAGCTGCTCAACCAGCTCGACGACTACGTCCTCCCGCGCCTCACCTCCATCGACGCCCCGCTGCTGTGCGTGGTCGGCGGCTCGACCGGAGCCGGCAAGTCGACGCTGGTCAACTCCCTCGTCGGCGACGTCGTCAGCCGCTCCGGCGTGCTGCGCCCGACCACCCGCGCGTCGGTGCTGATCCACAACCCCGACGACACCCGGTGGTTCGCCGACCAGCGCGTGCTGCCCGGCCTGGCCCGCCTCACCGGCGCGCCCACGCAGCAGGACGACCCGGGCCAGCTGCGCCTGGTCGCCTCGCGCAACATCCCGCCGGGCCTGGCGCTGCTCGACGCCCCCGACATCGACTCGGTCGTCGAGGCCAACCGCGACCTCGCGCGGCAGCTGCTCGCGGCGGCCGACCTGTGGCTGTTCGTCACCACCGCGACCCGTTATGCCGACGCCGTGCCGTGGGGTCTGCTGCAGCAGGCCACCGAGCGCGGCACCTCGGTCGCGGTCGTGCTCAACCGGGTGCCGGTCGACGCGATGGAAGAGGTGCGCGCCGACCTCGCGGGCATGCTGATGCAGCAGGGCCTCGGCCAGTCGCCCGTCTTCGCGGTGCTCGAGAGCCGGCTGTCCGAGCAGGGGCTGCTGCCCGCCGCTGAGGTCGAGCGGATGCGCAGCTGGCTGAGCTCGCTGGCCGCCGACTCCCGCGCCCGCTCGATCGTCATCCGCCGCACGCTCGACGGCGCCCTCGACTCCCTCACCGGCCGCGCCTCCGCGCTCGCCGGCGCCGTCACGGCGCAGGAGATGGCCGCCCAGGCGCTCGCCCAGGCCGCCCACGAGCCGTACGTCCGCGCCCGCGGCGAGATCGAGGAGGGCATCAGCGACGGCTCGCTGCTGCGCGGCGAGGTGCTCGCCCGCTGGCAGGAGTTCGTCGGCACGGGCGAGTGGTTCCGCCAGCTCGACGAGGGCGTGAGCCGGGTGCGCGACAAGATCGCCTCCGTGCTGCGCGGCCGCGGACGCGCCGCGCCCGTCGAGGACCTCGGCGAGGCGCTGCACACCGGCGTCGCCGCCCTGATCGCCTCGCACGGCGAGTCGGCGGCGATGGGCGCCGCGCGCAACTGGCGCTCGCTGCCCGGCGGCAGCGAGCTGCTCGCCGACGACCGCTCGCTCGCTCAGGTGTCGCCGCAGTTCGACGAGCGCGTGCAGCGGCTCGTGCGCGAGTGGCAGGGCGACGTGCTCGAGATGGTGCGCAGCGAGGCCGGGGGGCGGCGGACCACCGCGCGGTTGCTGGCGTTCGGCATCAACGGCATCGGCGTGATGCTCATGCTCGTGGTGTTCTCGGCGACCGGCGGCATGCTGGCCGGCGCCGAGATCGGCGTCGCCGGCGGCTCGGCCATCGTGGCCCAGCGGGTCCTCGAGGCCGTCTTCGGCGACCAGGCGGTGCGCTCGCTCGCCGCCAAGGCGCGCGAGCTGCTGCTGCGCCGGGTCGACGAGGTGCTCGCCGACGAGCGCGCCCGCTACGACCAGGCGCTCGGCCGCGTCGAGCTCGACCCCGGCGCCGCCGAGCAGCTCGACCGTGCGATCTCCCAGCTGAAGGCCGT
It includes:
- a CDS encoding MFS transporter; the protein is MTRPNRPGAYGAVLALVVASTFWSMVAYAGPLGNAVTLSAALDASAAGTTWVLASMSVGLAVTLLAAGVVADALGRARVFALGAMVFAGANVVCAVVGSTWPFVVARVVVGLGAAGMIATGLGLLAAADGDGRHRSTSAVWWSAAMGAGIALGPLLTGVLDLAGAWRWFYVGLALAGTLLYALAGRVLPVEPAAERARRLDLVGFTLLTAFLALLVTAIVQVRAGGPMLAAVLLGGSVLLLVALGLSQRRPQRLVDPGIFTHRPFLGATIAGLGTGLGIIAASSFLCTVLVRAVGLSTFQAAGVLAAWSGTSALAALALVRHGPRIPGRVQLTAGLVGVAVGLVLLAGVGDPVSAWRFVPGLVVCGCASGLLNAGLARQAVATVPGGLAATGTAANNTARYLGAAVGISVASVTAGTDLLAGWNRVALLAAACSLLAALAVAWLSRGERAPGVAGARTGTWRTAAE
- a CDS encoding PrsW family intramembrane metalloprotease, whose protein sequence is MAWNATPDVQPGGGAPGAGAHGRAPAYVRFRPILRRLLLLGVLTVLFGFGGLGMLALVGAQAGLTATVLGVTLSVVVIGIVVPVFLWVDRFEAEPPGMLLFAFLWGACIATLGAAVLNDIGGYLLGATDEGNPWVAVGVAPVVEESLKGLAPLLLLWFRRREIDGVLDGIVYAGLAGCGFAFVENILYLANGYAESGEEGLLGTFVLRVLMSPFAHPMFTICTGIGIGVAATSRSWAVRIGAPLLGWTCAVVLHALWNAGALVSMRGWLVAYALVQVPLFVAFVSLLVWARRREGRTIGRELGPYADRGWLTHAEVAMLASMPERRYARQWAGSHGGRPARRRMHDFQDAASELALLRARMNRGQVDEGALREERTLLDLIGRLRQEFLGTAIYRRFEVLGHV
- a CDS encoding dynamin family protein, which translates into the protein MTDHPDTAPLVDAVRQLRGAVAASSLPLPVEQVSAERTNRVELLNQLDDYVLPRLTSIDAPLLCVVGGSTGAGKSTLVNSLVGDVVSRSGVLRPTTRASVLIHNPDDTRWFADQRVLPGLARLTGAPTQQDDPGQLRLVASRNIPPGLALLDAPDIDSVVEANRDLARQLLAAADLWLFVTTATRYADAVPWGLLQQATERGTSVAVVLNRVPVDAMEEVRADLAGMLMQQGLGQSPVFAVLESRLSEQGLLPAAEVERMRSWLSSLAADSRARSIVIRRTLDGALDSLTGRASALAGAVTAQEMAAQALAQAAHEPYVRARGEIEEGISDGSLLRGEVLARWQEFVGTGEWFRQLDEGVSRVRDKIASVLRGRGRAAPVEDLGEALHTGVAALIASHGESAAMGAARNWRSLPGGSELLADDRSLAQVSPQFDERVQRLVREWQGDVLEMVRSEAGGRRTTARLLAFGINGIGVMLMLVVFSATGGMLAGAEIGVAGGSAIVAQRVLEAVFGDQAVRSLAAKARELLLRRVDEVLADERARYDQALGRVELDPGAAEQLDRAISQLKAVR
- a CDS encoding YihY/virulence factor BrkB family protein, translated to MTVQTELELDRPTEIPEVDAKPAWGVAVKRAAGKFSRDGCTDIAAMLTYYGLFSLFPAIAALVSLIGVFNVNPDTIIQILADLTGKQTSDPSFETPRSIIERFSSSRGAGFALVIGVLTALWSASGYVGGFSRAMNRIYDVTEGRPIWKLRPWLYLVTLVEMLMILVVVLAMALSGGVARSIGNQVGVGEQAVQVWDIVKWPFVAFIVVTIIGLLYWATPNVRKPKRMFFSWGALVAFVVWVLGTLAFALYVTLSAGATYQKTYGAFAAAVLFLFWLWLTNLALLFGAELDAELERTRQLKSGLPAENMVLLPVRDESGLESRAEKVEEAVDTAHELRLESGKAEEGEIELVGDTAGATTATATRRGTKTGASGVPALVTSDRTAKDGLGRPQPTATRDDEGRPSRGGSDDKGKRDRDGGAKTQGQAKQALTPAEQEEQIIRARGERREAALKEASHQRRVRERLEAQERKAAAARKKAEQKRQAERKKAQQAAQPSREERWDQVEQARSQYVPRTSPARDDVERQRAERRASFRAQQSEKAAAPPAPKPTKVPMPSPLRDEVEQQRYGRRTSHFEAHPPRKQEEVPLKFRRDRKSES
- the orn gene encoding oligoribonuclease produces the protein MTGLDLERDATIEVAALVTDFELNQLGDGVDVVIKPPAEALEQMGDFVREMHTRSGLLDQLDGGVTLEEAQAQVLAYVREFVPEAGKAPLGGSTVGTDRNFLARDMPELEGYLHYRVVDVSSIKELSRRWYPRVYFSAPEKVGGHRALADIRESIAELRYYRETVFVPLPGPDSDSAKKVAARHAVPKDGA
- the fgd gene encoding glucose-6-phosphate dehydrogenase (coenzyme-F420), with amino-acid sequence MSLTIGYKASAEQFGPRELVDYAVRAEELGLDSVWTSDHFLPWRHEGGHAPFALSWMAAVGERTSRVKIGTSVLTPTFRYNPAVIAQAFATNALLTDGRVILGAGTGEALNEIAVSGREWPDFKERFARLREAVRLIRQLWTQDSVDFDGDYYTLVGAHIYDRPEEPVPVYIAAGGPQVAKYAGRMGDGVICTSGKGMELYTDKLMPAVTEGEELRGREPGTVDRMIEVKLSYDRDPSAALENCRFWAPLSLTAEQKHTVDSAEEMERLADELPIEQVAKRWIVASDPDEAVAQIKPYVDAGLNHLVFHGPGADQERFLDQLTTDLVPRLREL
- a CDS encoding winged helix-turn-helix transcriptional regulator, which translates into the protein MALGNGYEQQGCFLARALEVVGERWTLLILRDCFYGVRHFSDLLAHLDISRGVLTERLDALVAAGVLERRPQGRAVEYVLTDAGRALWPSIYALSKWGEQHLSGNHPPRVFSHADCGTDLDDAGHCPTCETVPDVADLVVRLADGPHGSRRSDPVAVALRTPHRMLTPIP